Proteins from a genomic interval of Rhodothermus marinus:
- the nrfD gene encoding NrfD/PsrC family molybdoenzyme membrane anchor subunit: MAHATKDLSALARTDEEVLVRGGLTFHDITELVAQHTEKKTPKAWWAAFSVAFLGMLTLVAMLAYQVWNGVGVWGNNIPVGWGWPIVNFVFWVGIGHAGTLISAILFLFRQRWRTSINRAAEAMTIFAVICALIFPTFHVGRVWVIYWTLPIPNQMEMWPQFKSPLLWDVFAVSSYFIVSLVFWYVGLIPDLATLRDRAALMGRRLRARILGFFALGWCGANRHWRNYEKVYMLLAGLATPLVLSVHSVVSFDFAVSIIPGWHTTIFPPYFVAGAIFSGFAMVVTLMVIARKAYGLENVITIDHLEKMNIIMLVTGTMVGFAYITEFFIAWYSGVPYEQYAFINRATGPYAWAYWTMMSCNLIFPQFFWIKKLRRNIPFMFIASIVVNIGMWFERFVITITSLHRDYLPSSWDYFVPTWVDVLTLIGSFGLFFTLFLLFLRFVPMVAIAEVKGVLPEADPHFYETHGDGHGRPAEVQVNRGRSS; the protein is encoded by the coding sequence ATGGCGCACGCAACGAAAGACCTGTCGGCGCTGGCCCGCACCGATGAAGAGGTGCTGGTGCGGGGTGGACTGACCTTCCACGACATCACGGAGCTGGTTGCCCAGCATACCGAGAAGAAGACGCCGAAAGCCTGGTGGGCCGCCTTTTCGGTGGCCTTTCTGGGCATGCTGACGCTGGTGGCCATGCTGGCCTACCAGGTCTGGAACGGCGTGGGCGTCTGGGGCAACAACATCCCGGTCGGCTGGGGCTGGCCCATTGTCAACTTCGTCTTCTGGGTCGGTATCGGTCACGCCGGGACCCTGATTTCGGCCATCCTGTTTCTCTTTCGCCAGCGCTGGCGCACGTCCATCAACCGGGCGGCCGAGGCGATGACCATCTTCGCCGTGATCTGCGCCCTGATCTTCCCGACCTTCCACGTGGGCCGCGTCTGGGTCATCTACTGGACGCTGCCCATCCCGAACCAGATGGAGATGTGGCCGCAGTTCAAGAGCCCGCTGCTCTGGGATGTGTTCGCCGTTTCCAGCTATTTCATTGTGTCGCTGGTGTTCTGGTACGTCGGGCTCATTCCGGACCTGGCCACGCTCCGCGATCGGGCCGCCCTGATGGGCCGCCGCCTGCGCGCCAGGATTCTGGGCTTCTTCGCGCTGGGCTGGTGCGGGGCCAACCGCCACTGGCGCAACTACGAGAAGGTCTACATGCTGCTGGCCGGTCTGGCCACGCCGCTGGTGCTTTCGGTGCACTCGGTCGTGTCGTTCGACTTTGCCGTCTCGATCATTCCTGGCTGGCACACCACGATCTTCCCGCCCTACTTCGTGGCCGGCGCCATCTTCTCCGGGTTCGCCATGGTCGTAACGCTCATGGTGATCGCCCGCAAGGCCTATGGCCTGGAAAACGTGATCACCATCGACCACCTGGAGAAGATGAACATCATCATGCTCGTGACGGGCACGATGGTGGGCTTTGCCTACATCACGGAGTTCTTCATCGCCTGGTACTCCGGCGTGCCCTACGAGCAGTACGCCTTCATCAACCGGGCCACGGGGCCGTACGCCTGGGCCTACTGGACGATGATGTCCTGCAACCTGATCTTCCCGCAGTTCTTCTGGATCAAGAAGCTGCGGCGAAACATCCCGTTCATGTTCATCGCGTCGATCGTGGTCAACATCGGCATGTGGTTCGAGCGGTTCGTGATCACGATCACGTCGCTGCACCGGGATTATCTGCCGTCGAGCTGGGATTACTTCGTGCCCACCTGGGTGGACGTGCTCACGCTGATCGGCTCGTTCGGGTTGTTCTTCACGCTGTTCCTGCTGTTCCTGCGCTTTGTGCCGATGGTGGCGATTGCCGAGGTGAAGGGCGTGCTGCCCGAGGCCGATCCGCACTTTTACGAGACGCACGGCGACGGCCACGGCCGTCCGGCCGAGGTCCAGGTAAACCGGGGACGCTCGTCCTGA
- a CDS encoding DUF3341 domain-containing protein: MLKELLRSLKASMGIYEARDGSIYGLLAEFSDPAALLHAARQVRKAGYRHFDAHSPFPIHGMDEAMGLGNSKVAFITFFTGTIAGFALAWWMQWWMGAVDYPLNISGKPFFALPPSVPIIFELTILFSALAGVATMLALNGLPRPYNPLFYSKNFARVTDDGFFLFVAASDPKFDPTATRQLLEQLGGYNIEVIEDRGEEDVTPATAPAAEAAVTTS; this comes from the coding sequence ATGCTGAAGGAATTGCTTCGCTCGCTGAAAGCTTCGATGGGCATCTACGAGGCCCGCGACGGGTCGATCTACGGCCTGCTGGCCGAGTTTTCCGATCCGGCGGCGCTGTTGCATGCGGCCCGTCAGGTGCGCAAGGCCGGCTACCGCCACTTCGACGCGCACAGCCCCTTCCCCATTCACGGGATGGACGAGGCCATGGGGCTGGGCAACTCGAAGGTGGCCTTCATCACGTTCTTTACGGGCACGATCGCCGGCTTCGCACTGGCCTGGTGGATGCAGTGGTGGATGGGCGCCGTCGATTACCCGCTGAACATCAGCGGCAAGCCGTTCTTTGCGCTGCCGCCCTCGGTGCCCATCATCTTCGAGCTGACGATCCTGTTTTCGGCGCTGGCGGGGGTGGCCACCATGCTGGCACTCAACGGCCTGCCGCGTCCCTACAACCCGCTGTTCTACTCGAAAAACTTTGCGCGGGTGACCGACGATGGGTTCTTCCTGTTCGTCGCCGCCAGCGATCCGAAGTTCGATCCGACGGCCACGCGCCAGTTGCTGGAGCAGCTGGGCGGCTACAACATCGAGGTCATCGAAGACCGGGGCGAGGAGGACGTCACGCCGGCGACGGCACCGGCCGCCGAAGCTGCCGTAACCACGAGCTGA
- a CDS encoding c-type cytochrome, with amino-acid sequence MQNITAMPRTIWTGLLLGLLLAGCRGMISSKPPVHPNLNMDFQEKFEAQELNPFFADRRAMRPPVPGTVPRGLLKEDTPFYFGKTADGAYVERIPVAVTPELVARGRERYNIYCAVCHGQAGDGQGIIMRGNYGYTPAPTFHDDRLRNVEDGYIFDVISHGVRNMPAYGHQIPVADRWAIVAYVRALQRSQHATAADVPEEVRARLQGE; translated from the coding sequence ATGCAGAACATCACAGCAATGCCGCGCACGATCTGGACGGGACTGCTGCTTGGCCTGCTACTGGCAGGCTGCCGGGGCATGATCTCCAGCAAGCCCCCGGTACATCCGAACCTGAACATGGACTTTCAGGAGAAATTTGAAGCGCAGGAGCTGAACCCGTTCTTCGCCGACCGCCGGGCCATGCGTCCGCCGGTACCCGGCACGGTACCCCGGGGGCTGCTCAAAGAGGATACGCCGTTTTATTTCGGTAAGACGGCCGACGGCGCCTACGTCGAGCGCATTCCCGTGGCCGTCACGCCCGAGCTGGTGGCTCGGGGGCGGGAACGCTACAACATCTACTGCGCCGTCTGCCACGGACAGGCGGGCGACGGCCAGGGCATCATCATGCGCGGCAACTACGGCTACACGCCGGCCCCGACGTTCCATGACGACCGGCTGCGCAACGTGGAGGACGGCTACATCTTCGACGTGATCAGCCACGGCGTGCGCAACATGCCCGCCTACGGCCATCAGATCCCGGTGGCCGATCGCTGGGCCATCGTGGCCTACGTGCGGGCGCTGCAGCGCAGTCAGCACGCGACGGCGGCCGACGTGCCCGAGGAAGTCCGGGCTCGGCTTCAGGGAGAATAA
- a CDS encoding SCO family protein, which yields MSLVCLLAFPAQAQRSGQHLAIFEGVGIEEKLGERIPLDLTFRDEAGQPVTLRTFFDGRRPVLLTLVYHDCPMLCNLVLDGLARTLRQMSWTPGDQFEVLAVSFNHRETPELARRKKAHYVEMLERPEAAAGLHFLTGDSTTIRALTNAVGFSFRWVPEKQQFAHPAALIFLSGEGKISRYLYGLEHDPGDVRKALVEASEGKVGTVVDQVLLYCFQYDPNENSYVANAYNIMRLGGAVTVVVLGITLFLFWRRERRRQQQALQTAG from the coding sequence TTGAGCCTGGTATGCTTGCTGGCATTTCCGGCGCAGGCTCAGCGGAGCGGTCAGCATCTGGCCATCTTTGAGGGCGTCGGGATCGAGGAAAAGCTGGGCGAGCGGATTCCGCTGGACCTGACGTTCCGGGATGAAGCGGGGCAACCGGTGACGCTCCGCACGTTCTTTGACGGTCGGCGGCCGGTGCTGCTGACGCTGGTGTATCACGACTGCCCGATGCTCTGCAACCTGGTGCTGGACGGACTGGCAAGGACGCTGCGCCAGATGTCGTGGACGCCGGGCGATCAGTTCGAGGTGCTGGCCGTCAGCTTCAACCATCGGGAGACGCCCGAGCTGGCCCGTCGGAAGAAGGCCCACTATGTGGAGATGCTGGAGCGGCCGGAAGCGGCGGCCGGGCTGCACTTTCTGACAGGCGATTCGACGACGATTCGAGCGTTGACCAATGCCGTCGGGTTCTCCTTCCGCTGGGTGCCTGAAAAACAGCAGTTTGCGCATCCGGCGGCCCTGATTTTCCTGAGCGGCGAAGGGAAGATTTCACGCTACCTCTATGGCCTGGAGCATGATCCGGGCGATGTGCGCAAGGCGCTCGTGGAAGCGTCGGAGGGGAAAGTGGGGACGGTCGTCGATCAGGTATTGCTCTACTGCTTTCAGTACGATCCGAACGAAAATTCCTACGTAGCCAACGCATACAACATCATGCGGCTGGGTGGAGCGGTGACGGTGGTGGTGCTCGGCATCACCCTGTTTCTGTTCTGGCGGCGGGAGCGGCGTCGCCAGCAGCAGGCGCTCCAGACGGCCGGCTAA
- the coxB gene encoding cytochrome c oxidase subunit II → MSGMILLQNTAWLPEAASSIAPEVDSLFHFWTLVSAIIFVGVVGAMTFFVVRYRRRRRDEVPEPVKEKKVVELAWIVVPTILVLIVFAWGFRVYIKMYTAPPDAYEILVHGYQWYWEFEYPNGVKTTNELHVPAGQPVKLRMTSADVIHSFYVPAFRVKQDVLPDRYSSLWFEATKPGEYTVFCTEYCGTQHSGMLARVIVHPREEFEQWLESAGIPEDMPLAELGARLYREKACFSCHSIDGSPSVGPTFKGLYGHEVELEDGSTVIADENYLRESILQPGAKIVKGYPNVMPASYASLSEREVAALIEFIKQQQ, encoded by the coding sequence ATGTCCGGGATGATTCTGCTACAGAATACGGCCTGGTTGCCCGAAGCGGCTTCTTCGATCGCGCCGGAAGTGGACAGCCTGTTTCACTTCTGGACGCTGGTGAGCGCGATTATTTTCGTCGGCGTCGTCGGCGCCATGACGTTCTTCGTGGTGCGCTATCGGCGCCGCCGGCGCGACGAGGTGCCGGAGCCGGTCAAGGAGAAGAAGGTGGTCGAGCTGGCCTGGATCGTAGTCCCGACGATCCTGGTGCTGATCGTCTTTGCCTGGGGCTTCCGGGTGTACATCAAGATGTACACGGCGCCCCCGGATGCCTACGAAATCCTGGTACACGGCTATCAGTGGTACTGGGAGTTCGAATATCCGAACGGGGTCAAGACCACGAACGAGCTGCATGTGCCGGCCGGCCAGCCGGTGAAGCTCCGCATGACCAGCGCCGACGTGATTCACAGCTTCTACGTGCCGGCCTTCCGGGTCAAGCAGGACGTGCTGCCCGATCGCTACTCGTCACTCTGGTTTGAAGCGACCAAACCCGGCGAGTACACGGTCTTCTGCACGGAGTACTGCGGCACGCAGCATTCGGGCATGCTGGCCAGAGTGATCGTGCATCCGCGCGAGGAGTTCGAGCAATGGCTGGAGAGCGCCGGCATTCCCGAAGACATGCCGCTGGCCGAGCTGGGCGCCCGGCTCTATCGGGAGAAGGCCTGCTTCAGCTGCCACAGCATCGATGGATCGCCCTCGGTAGGTCCGACTTTCAAGGGACTCTACGGGCACGAAGTGGAACTTGAAGACGGCTCCACTGTCATTGCCGACGAGAATTATCTCCGCGAATCCATTCTGCAACCTGGGGCTAAAATTGTGAAAGGGTATCCGAACGTCATGCCGGCCAGCTATGCTTCGTTGAGCGAGCGCGAAGTGGCCGCGCTGATCGAATTTATCAAGCAGCAGCAGTAA
- the ctaD gene encoding cytochrome c oxidase subunit I: protein MATQTIAAQKTAQSEINYLNHARGLKSWLLTLDHKRIGILYLISVVFFFIVGGILALLIRAELFEPGQTLMTADTYNHIFTLHGAIMIFLFLIPAVPAVLGNFALPIMIGAKDVAFPRLNLASWYIFWLGALTMLVGIVTSGLDTGWTFYTPYSTMTSSGVTWVVLGIFILGFSSILTGLNFIVTVHKMRAPGLTWSRLPLFVWGLYATSIVQILATPVLGITLLLLALERILKIGIFDPALGGDPILFQHFFWFYSHPAVYIMILPAFGVISELIGTFSRKGIFGYKFVALSSVAIAFLGFLVWGHHMFVSGQSATAATVFSLLTFLIGVPTGVKVLNWVASLYRGSIWLRTPLLYALAFLFVFPIGGFTGIALGTLGLDVPLHDTYFVVAHFHYVMVSGGLLAFLGGLHYWWPKMFGRLYNEKLAQIAALLIFVGFNVTFFPQFILGTQGMPRRYFDYVPEFTTLHQLSTVGSWILGLGLLLVAVCLLHSLFKGQLAPANPWGAGTLEWTHTGRLPSPHNFERTPVVTRGPYDYHLAEEIFGNGHGDGGGTPAVIPAQGQAQS from the coding sequence ATGGCTACGCAGACGATCGCCGCCCAGAAGACAGCACAGTCCGAGATCAATTACCTGAACCACGCGCGTGGGCTAAAGTCCTGGCTGCTGACGCTGGACCATAAGCGGATCGGGATACTGTACCTGATCTCGGTGGTCTTTTTCTTCATTGTCGGCGGTATTCTGGCGCTGCTGATTCGGGCCGAGCTGTTCGAGCCCGGGCAGACGCTCATGACCGCCGATACCTACAACCACATCTTCACGCTCCACGGCGCGATCATGATCTTTCTGTTCCTGATCCCGGCCGTTCCGGCCGTGCTGGGCAACTTCGCGTTGCCCATCATGATCGGCGCCAAGGATGTGGCTTTCCCCCGGCTGAACCTGGCCAGCTGGTACATCTTCTGGCTGGGAGCACTTACCATGCTGGTGGGCATCGTGACCAGCGGCCTGGACACGGGCTGGACGTTCTATACGCCCTACTCGACGATGACCAGCTCGGGAGTGACCTGGGTCGTGCTGGGTATCTTCATTCTGGGATTTTCGTCGATTCTGACGGGTCTCAACTTCATCGTGACCGTGCATAAAATGCGGGCACCCGGGCTGACCTGGAGCCGGTTGCCGCTTTTCGTGTGGGGGCTCTACGCGACGAGCATCGTGCAGATTCTGGCCACGCCGGTGCTGGGTATCACGCTGCTGCTGCTGGCGCTGGAGCGCATTCTGAAAATCGGCATTTTCGATCCGGCGCTGGGCGGCGACCCGATTCTGTTCCAGCACTTCTTCTGGTTCTATTCGCACCCGGCCGTGTACATCATGATTCTGCCGGCCTTCGGGGTGATTTCGGAGCTGATCGGGACGTTCTCGCGCAAGGGCATCTTCGGCTACAAGTTCGTGGCGCTCTCCTCGGTGGCCATTGCCTTCCTGGGCTTTCTGGTGTGGGGCCACCACATGTTCGTTTCGGGTCAGTCGGCCACCGCGGCGACGGTCTTTTCGCTGCTGACCTTCCTGATCGGCGTGCCGACGGGCGTGAAGGTGCTCAACTGGGTGGCTTCGCTCTACCGCGGGTCGATCTGGCTCCGCACGCCGCTGCTCTACGCGCTGGCGTTCCTGTTCGTCTTCCCGATCGGTGGATTCACGGGCATTGCGCTGGGAACGCTGGGGCTGGACGTGCCGCTGCACGATACCTACTTCGTGGTGGCACACTTCCACTACGTGATGGTCAGCGGCGGGCTGCTGGCGTTCCTGGGCGGTCTGCACTACTGGTGGCCCAAGATGTTCGGCCGCCTCTACAATGAAAAGCTGGCTCAGATCGCGGCGTTGCTGATCTTCGTGGGCTTCAACGTGACCTTCTTCCCGCAGTTCATCCTCGGAACGCAGGGCATGCCGCGCCGCTACTTCGACTACGTGCCGGAGTTCACCACGCTGCACCAGCTTTCGACGGTGGGTTCCTGGATTCTGGGCCTCGGGCTGCTGCTGGTGGCCGTCTGCCTGCTGCATTCCCTCTTCAAGGGTCAGCTGGCACCGGCCAACCCGTGGGGCGCCGGCACGCTCGAATGGACGCATACGGGACGGCTGCCCTCGCCGCACAACTTCGAGCGGACGCCCGTGGTCACGCGCGGTCCCTACGACTACCACCTGGCCGAGGAGATCTTCGGCAACGGCCACGGCGACGGGGGTGGGACCCCGGCGGTCATTCCAGCGCAGGGGCAGGCGCAAAGCTGA